Part of the Streptomyces sp. f51 genome is shown below.
GACACCGAGGACGGCCCCTCCGCCGGTCCGGACGACTGATGTCCTCGCTGACGTACGACCTCACCCTCGCCGGTCTCTCGGTCGGCGCCGCCGCGGCGCTCACCGGCATCGGGCTGATCGTCACCTACCGGGCCACCGGGGTCCTCAACTTCGCGCACGGCGCGATCGCGATGGTGTGCGCGTATCTGCTGCGCCAGTTCACCGTCGGATGGGGCTGGCCGCTCGCGCCGGCCGCCGCGGTGACGCTGCTCGTGGTGGCCCCGGCCATCGGGACGGCCCTGGAGCGCTTCGTGTTCCGGCCGCTGTCCCTGCGCGGCGGCGACCCGGCGCAGACCCTGGTCGCGAGCATCGGCGTCTTCGTCCTGTTGGTGGGCGGCGCCGCGCTCGTGTGGGGCACCGGGGCCAGGGCGGACGCGCCGACGCTGGTGTCGGCCGATCCGTGGGGGCAGCTCGCGGTGGCCGTCGCGCTGGCCGCGGGCGTGGGCGCGGTGACCCGCTGGACCCGCTTCGGCACGGAGTCGCGGGCCGTCGTCGACGACCGCCCCCTCGCGGTGCTCGGCGGTGTCGACGCCGACCGGGTGGCCGCCGCGGGCTGGGCCTTCGGCTCGTTCACCGCGGGCCTGACGGGCGTGCTCCTCGCTCCGTACGTGCGGCTCGACCCGTACGGTCTGCCGCTGCTGGTGATCGAGGTGATGGCGGTCGCGGTGGCGGCCCGGATGCGCAGTCTGCCCGTCGCCGTCCTGGTCGCGCTCGGCATCGGTGTCGCCCAGAGCCAGCTGACCCGGCTGCACCCCACCGGCTGGGCGGAGCCGCTGCTGGAGGCGGTCGGCGCCAACCTGTTCGTGGTCGCGCTCCTCGTCGCCGCGCTCGTGCTGCCCGGCATCGGCGGCCGTGACGCGCTCCCGCGTCCGGCGGCGGCCCGGGTGCCGGCACCGCCCGGGACCCGGGTGGTCGCCGTCGTGCTGTTCCTGCTCCCCCTGGGGTTCGCGGGCTCGGACCTGTCCACGTCGGTGCAGGTGCCCGCGCTGGGGGTCGTCCTGCTGTCGCTCGTCGTGGTCACCGGCCGGGGCGGCCAGATCTCGCTGGGGCAGGCCGCGTACGCCGGTCTGGGCGCGCTGTTCACGGCGCTGCTGGCCGCGGGGCGGTTCCCGGGGCTGCCGCGGCTGCCCGAGCTGGCGGCGCTGGCGGTGGCGGTGCTGCTGGTGGCCCCGCTGGGTCTGCTGACCGGGTGGCCGGCCATCGAACGGCACGGACTGGCGCTCGCGGTGGCCACCTTCGCGGTGGGCGTGGGCGTCAGCCGGTTCGTCTTCGAGCAGCCGTACGCGGTGGCGGGACTGACCCTGGACCGCCCGGCCGGGTTCGGCGGCGACCGCGCGTACTACGCGCTCGAACTCGTGCTGCTCGCGGCTGCCCTGCTCGCCGCGCACACGCTGCGCCGGGGCCGGACGGGCCGGGCCCTGGCCGCCATGCGGGACCACGAGGCGGGCGCCTCGGCCGCGGGCGTCCGTGTCCCGGCCCTGAAACTGACGGCGTTCGTCGTGGGGGCCGCGCTGGCCGCCCTGGGCGGCGGCATGCTCGGCATGGGCCTGCGCGCCTTCGACGCCACCGAGTACGACCCGGTGCGCAGTCTCCTGTGGTTCGCGGCGGTCGTCGTGCTGGGCGCCGACAGCGTTCTCGGCGCGCTGGTCGCCGCCGCTCTGCTGGTCGGGCTCGACGCGGGAGCCCGTGGCGGGGTGGCCGCGGCCCTGATCGGACTCCTCGCCGTCCTCGTCGGCCGCTTCCCCGAGGGCCCGTACGAGGCACTGCGCACCACGCTGTCCCACCTGCGCCCCACCCACCACGCGACCCTGACCCCCCTGGGCGTCCGCACCCGCACCCGCCTGCGCGCGGCGGCGGCACCATGGGCGGGGTCCGGCGTCGGAAGGACCCCGGTCACCGGCACCGGGGCGGGAGCGCGGGGGGCCGGCGGGTCCGCCAGGGGCGGCGCGGGAGGCGCGCCACGGGCAGGGGCGCGGGGGGCGAGTGGTGGAACCGTCCGTGACGCCGGCGGGGCCGCGCAGCCGCCGGACGCGACGCCGGCGGCCGGCCCCGGACAGGGCGCCTGGCCCGGCCCGGTGCCCGTCGCGTCCGGCGGGCCGGGGACCACCGCGCCCGGTGCCGGGGCGGGAGCGCGGGTGGGTGGGCCCGGGCGCGTCGGCGGCCTGGGCGCCCGGCCGTTGGAGGGTCGGGGGCTGCGGGTCGAGCACGGGGGGTTCACCGCTCTGGACGGGGTGACGCTCGACGTCCCTGTGGGGCGGGTCACCGCGGTCGTGGGACCCAACGGGGCCGGCAAGAGCACCCTCTTCCACTGTCTCGCGGGCACACTGCGCCCCTCGGGCGGACAGGTGCTGCTGGGAGGGCGGGACATCACCCGGCTGGCCGCGCACGCGCGGACGCGGCTGGGGATCGCACGGACCTTCCAGGAGCTGGCGGTCTTCCCGTCGCTGACCGTGGCGGAGAACGTGCGCGTGGGCGCGGAACAGGGCCGGATCACCGATCCCGGGGCGGCGGAGCGGGCGTTGCGGCTGCTCGGCCTCGACGGACCGGTGCGATCGCTGCCCGCGGCCGGGCTGCCGACCGGGACGCTGCGGCGGGTCGAGCTGGCCCGGGCACTCGCCGGAAGCCCCCGCGTCCTGCTGCTCGACGAGCCCGCGGCCGGTCTCGACACCGGCGAGGTGGCGGCACTGGCCCGGGTGCTGCGGGCGCTGGCCGCTGACGGCACGGCCCTCCTGGTCGTCGAGCACGACCTCGATCTGGTGGCCGGCCTGGCCCACACCGTCCATGTCATGGCGGCCGGGCGGATCGTCGCCTCGGGTCCCGCCGACCGCGTACTGGACACGAGGACCGGCGCATGAGCATCGCCCTGCGCGACGCACGCGTGCGCTACGGCCCCCTGGAGGCCCTGCACGGCGTGAGCCTGGTCGCGCCGGGCCCCGGACTCACCGTGCTGCTGGGCCGCAACGGCTCCGGCCGTACGACGGTGCTGCGCGCCCTCGCCGGAACCGTGCCGCTGTCGGCCGGTGCCGTCGTCTGGGACGGCGCCGAGGTGACGCGGCTGCCCGCGTTCGAGCGGGCCGGGCGCGGGCTGTGCCTCGTCCCCGACCGCCGGGCCGTGTTCGGCTCACTGACCGTCCGCGAGAACCTGGAACTGGGAGCGGCACGCCTCCCGGCCGCCCTGGACGCCTACCCGTCCCTGGAACCGCTCCTGCCCCGCCGGGCGGGCACCCTCTCCGGCGGGGAACAGCGCGTGCTGGCCCTGGCCCGCGCCCTGTCCTCCCGGGCCCGCGTACTGCTCGTCGACGAACCGGCGCAGGGCATGTCGCCGGCGGTCGCGGCCAGGACCTACGCGCTCCTGGGCGCCCTCGACGCGTGTGTGGTGGTCGCCGAGCAACGGCTGCCGCCGGCGCTGCGCGGACTGCCGGGCCGGACGACGTACGTCCATGAACTGCGCCGCGGCGCGGTCGTGTTCAGCGGAGAAGGCCGGGAAACAGCGGTACGGAGCGGCGCGCGGCCGGATCCAGCGGCGGGCCGAACAGCGCGGGGGCTCCGGTACGGGAGGCGCCCGCCGCCTTCGGGATGACGAGCTTGAGGCCCTTGACCAGTCGGCCCGGGCTGCTGCCGATCTTCTTCCTGTTGACGTTGTAGAGCGTCTGCCAGCCGCCCTTCACCCGGTACTTGCGGGCGATCGAGGCGAGCGTCTCGCCGGTCTTCACCACGTGGAAGGGACCCTGGAGTCCGTACGACCTGGAGCAGTCGGGCCAGGCCCCCCAGCCCTGGTCGGCCAGCACCTTCTCGGCGACCTTGATCTGCTGGGCGCGGGTGGCGAGATCGGCGCGGGGGGCGTAGGCGAGCCCTCCGTACCGGATCCAGGTGGGCTGCCAGAACTGGAGTCCCCCGTAGTAGCCGTTGCCGGTGTTGGCGTGCCAGCGGCCGCTGCTCTCGCACTGGGCCAGACAGGTCCAGGGCCACTCGTCGTTCGCGCAGTCGTAGGCTCCCCGGAGCGCGCCCGGACCGGGAAGCGGGGGCGGGGCCGCGGCCTCCGCGGTGCGGGGAACGAGGGCGGCCAGTACGGCGGCGAGGACGGCCGCGTACCGCACACGTCCGCTCGACGGCCGGGACACGGTGGGTGTGGC
Proteins encoded:
- a CDS encoding ATP-binding cassette domain-containing protein, whose translation is MSSLTYDLTLAGLSVGAAAALTGIGLIVTYRATGVLNFAHGAIAMVCAYLLRQFTVGWGWPLAPAAAVTLLVVAPAIGTALERFVFRPLSLRGGDPAQTLVASIGVFVLLVGGAALVWGTGARADAPTLVSADPWGQLAVAVALAAGVGAVTRWTRFGTESRAVVDDRPLAVLGGVDADRVAAAGWAFGSFTAGLTGVLLAPYVRLDPYGLPLLVIEVMAVAVAARMRSLPVAVLVALGIGVAQSQLTRLHPTGWAEPLLEAVGANLFVVALLVAALVLPGIGGRDALPRPAAARVPAPPGTRVVAVVLFLLPLGFAGSDLSTSVQVPALGVVLLSLVVVTGRGGQISLGQAAYAGLGALFTALLAAGRFPGLPRLPELAALAVAVLLVAPLGLLTGWPAIERHGLALAVATFAVGVGVSRFVFEQPYAVAGLTLDRPAGFGGDRAYYALELVLLAAALLAAHTLRRGRTGRALAAMRDHEAGASAAGVRVPALKLTAFVVGAALAALGGGMLGMGLRAFDATEYDPVRSLLWFAAVVVLGADSVLGALVAAALLVGLDAGARGGVAAALIGLLAVLVGRFPEGPYEALRTTLSHLRPTHHATLTPLGVRTRTRLRAAAAPWAGSGVGRTPVTGTGAGARGAGGSARGGAGGAPRAGARGASGGTVRDAGGAAQPPDATPAAGPGQGAWPGPVPVASGGPGTTAPGAGAGARVGGPGRVGGLGARPLEGRGLRVEHGGFTALDGVTLDVPVGRVTAVVGPNGAGKSTLFHCLAGTLRPSGGQVLLGGRDITRLAAHARTRLGIARTFQELAVFPSLTVAENVRVGAEQGRITDPGAAERALRLLGLDGPVRSLPAAGLPTGTLRRVELARALAGSPRVLLLDEPAAGLDTGEVAALARVLRALAADGTALLVVEHDLDLVAGLAHTVHVMAAGRIVASGPADRVLDTRTGA
- a CDS encoding ATP-binding cassette domain-containing protein; its protein translation is MSIALRDARVRYGPLEALHGVSLVAPGPGLTVLLGRNGSGRTTVLRALAGTVPLSAGAVVWDGAEVTRLPAFERAGRGLCLVPDRRAVFGSLTVRENLELGAARLPAALDAYPSLEPLLPRRAGTLSGGEQRVLALARALSSRARVLLVDEPAQGMSPAVAARTYALLGALDACVVVAEQRLPPALRGLPGRTTYVHELRRGAVVFSGEGRETAVRSGARPDPAAGRTARGLRYGRRPPPSG
- a CDS encoding transglycosylase family protein — translated: MPSRRTPPATPTVSRPSSGRVRYAAVLAAVLAALVPRTAEAAAPPPLPGPGALRGAYDCANDEWPWTCLAQCESSGRWHANTGNGYYGGLQFWQPTWIRYGGLAYAPRADLATRAQQIKVAEKVLADQGWGAWPDCSRSYGLQGPFHVVKTGETLASIARKYRVKGGWQTLYNVNRKKIGSSPGRLVKGLKLVIPKAAGASRTGAPALFGPPLDPAARRSVPLFPGLLR